The following proteins come from a genomic window of Leptospira bandrabouensis:
- a CDS encoding TerB family tellurite resistance protein, whose translation MAKKIVQNLKQVKGNKKIHPDSIQSTLDIESDLHIEYAKVLLSLWSYACHADGQFKKKEGEIVGELVNVLFEPDCLLSGFQSQKKQVLDILSKTFENPLPMKTITKVVSDNDEYALNFFEDAVCIVASDGSLNKDEIRFLEDLASELKISHMDKVRVEKKYLN comes from the coding sequence ATGGCAAAGAAAATCGTCCAAAATTTGAAACAAGTCAAAGGGAACAAAAAGATTCATCCAGATTCCATCCAATCCACCCTGGACATCGAAAGTGACCTTCATATTGAATACGCCAAAGTCCTGCTTAGTTTATGGTCCTATGCTTGTCATGCGGATGGTCAGTTCAAAAAAAAAGAAGGGGAAATTGTTGGGGAATTAGTGAACGTATTATTTGAACCAGATTGCCTACTTAGTGGATTCCAATCTCAAAAAAAACAAGTTTTAGACATCTTATCAAAAACATTCGAAAATCCTCTTCCAATGAAAACCATAACGAAAGTGGTTTCTGACAATGACGAGTATGCATTGAATTTTTTTGAAGATGCTGTATGTATCGTTGCTTCCGATGGTTCTCTCAACAAGGATGAAATTCGGTTTTTGGAAGACTTGGCTAGCGAATTGAAAATTAGCCATATGGACAAAGTTAGAGTTGAGAAAAAATATTTAAATTGA
- a CDS encoding class I SAM-dependent methyltransferase, producing the protein MKRSVNFSFNHMIRIPEPELMNDPTQVESYAQADFETAHSFLIRKFQDRLPQRFSPVSVLDLGCGPGDMSSRLYSQFPNANFTFVDGSAFMLDLCKKRMDIMVLKKRNQKIEFKKELVQEFVPESSYDLVFSNSLLHHLHDPFEFWAAVQRSIHPDSFIFISDLMRPDSLNMANHLVERYANNEPEVLKRDFFNSLLAAYRLEEIKEMLEIVRLDSKLNLEPITDRHWICYSKPRL; encoded by the coding sequence ATGAAACGATCTGTTAACTTTTCCTTTAATCACATGATTCGGATTCCAGAGCCAGAACTTATGAATGACCCTACACAAGTAGAGTCCTACGCCCAAGCTGACTTCGAAACTGCGCATTCGTTTCTCATTCGTAAATTTCAAGATAGACTTCCTCAAAGGTTTAGTCCTGTATCCGTCTTGGATTTAGGATGTGGCCCAGGTGATATGTCATCTCGACTGTATTCACAATTTCCAAATGCGAATTTTACGTTTGTAGATGGTTCTGCGTTCATGTTAGATCTTTGTAAGAAGCGTATGGATATAATGGTTCTAAAAAAAAGAAACCAAAAAATAGAATTTAAAAAAGAACTCGTTCAGGAATTTGTTCCTGAATCTTCCTATGATTTAGTTTTTTCAAATTCCTTATTACATCATTTACATGATCCATTTGAATTCTGGGCGGCAGTACAAAGGTCGATTCATCCAGATAGTTTTATTTTTATCTCCGACCTAATGCGACCAGATTCATTAAACATGGCTAACCACCTAGTAGAGCGTTATGCGAATAATGAACCTGAAGTATTAAAAAGAGATTTTTTTAATAGTTTGCTTGCCGCTTACCGACTGGAAGAAATAAAGGAAATGTTGGAAATCGTGCGACTCGATTCAAAATTAAATTTAGAACCTATTACCGACCGTCATTGGATTTGTTATTCTAAACCAAGGCTTTGA
- the metG gene encoding methionine--tRNA ligase, protein MSKNILVTSALPYANGSIHLGHVLEAVQTDIWVRFQKLVGNNCYFFCADDTHGTPIMIAAKKAGKTPETMIEEVQKEHYKDLTSFGVSYDNYYTTNSEENKKFSESIYLTLKKKGHIVARNIEQSYCEHDKMFLPDRFIKGTCPKCGAKDQYGDSCEVCGTSYSPKDLKDSYCSICGTTPVLKESKHLFFKLQDFQSQLQTWIEGDSRLNEGAQKKLKEWFTSGLQEWDISRDGPYFGFAIPEEENKYFYVWLDAPIGYMASSMNFLKDEKKFNEIWKEGKGEIVHFIGKDILYFHGLFWPAMLMGADYQTPSQLNVHGFLTVNGEKMSKSRGTFINASTFAKYLDVEHFRFYLACRLGSGMEDVDISFDDFVSRVNSDLIGNLVNLVSRVSTSILDKMDRKLGALSEEGKSLVSELLSKETEIREAYESRNYSKVMREITGLGDKVNKYVNDYAPWNLIKTDVDKAREVVTTSLNCAKILFTYLGPVTPKIVSSVAELFQVESLSFLNLNGTLENQVLGPYQMLSKRVEEKNISLMIEETKEAFQKANPERSNVESGKTTAPATGATTVSEDGFITIDELSKVELRVGQILEAGPVEGADKLLFVKVNLGEKGIKNVFAGIKASYSAEELVGKKVVVVANLKPRQMKFGLSEAMLLASGKEKTLSLFVPDRDANPGDLLK, encoded by the coding sequence ATGTCGAAAAATATACTCGTTACAAGTGCGCTTCCCTATGCCAATGGTTCCATCCATTTAGGCCATGTGTTAGAAGCAGTCCAAACAGACATCTGGGTACGTTTCCAAAAGTTAGTTGGGAACAATTGTTATTTTTTCTGTGCTGATGACACACACGGAACTCCCATTATGATTGCCGCAAAAAAAGCAGGCAAAACACCCGAGACAATGATTGAAGAAGTACAGAAGGAACATTATAAAGACCTTACTTCTTTTGGCGTGTCGTATGATAACTATTATACGACAAATTCGGAAGAAAACAAAAAATTTTCAGAGTCCATTTATCTCACCTTAAAGAAAAAAGGACATATCGTTGCACGTAACATCGAACAGTCGTACTGCGAACATGACAAAATGTTTTTACCTGACAGATTCATCAAAGGAACTTGCCCTAAATGCGGGGCAAAAGACCAATACGGTGATTCTTGTGAAGTATGTGGAACTAGTTACTCTCCAAAAGATTTAAAAGATTCCTATTGTTCCATTTGTGGAACCACACCTGTCCTCAAAGAATCCAAACATTTGTTTTTTAAACTCCAAGACTTTCAATCGCAACTGCAAACTTGGATCGAAGGCGATAGCCGATTGAATGAAGGAGCGCAGAAAAAACTAAAGGAATGGTTTACCTCTGGATTACAAGAATGGGATATCAGTCGAGACGGCCCATACTTTGGTTTTGCAATTCCTGAAGAAGAGAATAAATATTTTTATGTTTGGTTGGATGCTCCGATCGGATATATGGCATCCTCTATGAACTTTTTAAAAGATGAAAAGAAGTTCAATGAAATTTGGAAAGAAGGGAAAGGTGAGATTGTTCATTTTATCGGAAAAGATATTTTATACTTTCACGGACTTTTTTGGCCAGCAATGCTTATGGGAGCAGATTACCAAACACCATCCCAACTGAATGTTCATGGATTTTTAACTGTCAACGGTGAGAAGATGTCCAAATCCAGAGGAACATTTATCAACGCATCTACATTCGCAAAGTATTTGGATGTAGAACATTTCCGATTTTATCTCGCTTGCCGTTTGGGTTCAGGAATGGAAGACGTGGATATTTCTTTCGATGATTTTGTATCTAGAGTCAATTCTGATCTTATTGGAAATCTTGTGAACTTGGTATCCCGAGTTTCTACTTCAATTCTTGATAAAATGGATCGTAAATTAGGTGCTCTTTCGGAAGAAGGAAAATCTTTAGTTTCGGAACTTTTATCTAAAGAAACAGAAATTCGCGAAGCTTATGAGTCACGTAACTATTCAAAGGTGATGCGTGAAATTACCGGGCTTGGGGATAAAGTCAATAAATATGTTAATGATTATGCGCCTTGGAATTTAATTAAAACCGATGTAGATAAAGCAAGAGAGGTAGTAACAACTTCCCTTAATTGTGCAAAGATTCTATTTACATATTTAGGTCCGGTAACTCCTAAAATTGTAAGTTCAGTTGCCGAACTTTTCCAAGTGGAAAGTTTAAGTTTTTTAAATTTGAATGGAACACTCGAAAACCAAGTTCTTGGTCCATACCAAATGTTATCAAAACGCGTAGAGGAAAAAAATATTTCGCTTATGATTGAGGAAACCAAAGAAGCATTTCAAAAAGCTAATCCAGAAAGGTCAAATGTCGAATCTGGAAAAACAACAGCTCCTGCTACGGGAGCTACTACTGTTTCGGAAGATGGATTTATCACCATTGATGAACTTTCTAAAGTAGAACTTCGAGTAGGACAAATTTTGGAAGCAGGACCTGTGGAAGGTGCCGACAAACTTTTGTTTGTAAAAGTTAACCTTGGAGAAAAAGGAATCAAAAATGTTTTTGCAGGGATCAAAGCGAGTTACAGTGCAGAAGAACTCGTTGGGAAAAAAGTGGTAGTTGTTGCCAATTTGAAACCAAGACAAATGAAATTTGGATTATCGGAAGCAATGTTACTCGCATCAGGAAAAGAAAAAACTTTATCT
- a CDS encoding SDR family oxidoreductase, which yields MQLNGNTILITGGTSGIGLALAKRFSDLGNQILVCGTNAKKLEEIQKIYPKWGTYLRDISKPDEREKLFQETTKDFPELNVLFNNAGIQRYPKLNELEPWTDLGKEIDVNLGAPIHLSMLFAKHLFAKKNAVILNTTSGLSHIPLAYAPVYSATKAALHSFTLTLRFQFRNQPIEVIEVSPPMVDTDLGIPNTHTAGLNLDEYANSVMEGLRNGNLEITTGFSTVSANASREQKNEIFLSMNQARSASN from the coding sequence ATGCAATTGAATGGAAATACAATCCTCATCACTGGGGGAACAAGTGGGATCGGTCTTGCTCTTGCAAAACGATTCTCTGATTTGGGAAACCAAATTTTAGTCTGTGGAACCAATGCAAAGAAATTGGAAGAGATTCAGAAAATATATCCCAAATGGGGGACTTATCTTCGTGATATTTCTAAACCTGATGAGAGAGAAAAATTGTTTCAAGAAACTACAAAAGATTTTCCAGAACTCAATGTTCTATTCAATAATGCAGGGATCCAACGGTATCCTAAATTAAATGAATTAGAACCTTGGACAGACTTAGGAAAGGAAATCGATGTAAATTTGGGAGCACCCATTCATCTTTCTATGTTATTCGCTAAACACCTGTTTGCAAAGAAAAATGCGGTCATTCTCAATACAACCTCTGGATTATCACATATTCCTTTGGCTTATGCACCTGTGTATAGTGCGACAAAAGCGGCCTTACATTCTTTCACTTTGACATTGCGGTTTCAATTTCGTAACCAACCGATTGAAGTGATTGAAGTTTCGCCACCAATGGTGGATACAGATTTAGGAATCCCTAACACACATACGGCGGGTCTAAACTTAGATGAATATGCAAATAGTGTTATGGAAGGTTTAAGGAATGGAAATTTAGAAATCACCACTGGATTTTCTACAGTCTCTGCCAATGCGAGTCGGGAACAAAAGAATGAAATCTTTTTGTCAATGAACCAAGCTAGGAGCGCTTCAAACTAA
- a CDS encoding serine hydrolase domain-containing protein: protein MKFIFSLIFVSVFSSIIVNCQKPVSTDKNALSLLVAGILGSCYSLDSCFDQYAKTTDEGASFQVFDGSGNRFYARQSLLDYNTYRPIASGSKWVTAITTMRAIDCNADSTTYANCGTVTTGTCATGGTLSLSRTTGDVLGWTGTKGTITLRQLLSFTSGLNAGGGNGSGQATCISSLPVGASGTQKDSCVNEIRDQSTGTPGALYQYNSNHMAVAQRMLEISCGKTWDTIFRQLIVNPLGWDVNQAVWKGNFRSGEDTDGSLSGAYGLSISPEHYARMLNVLLTNGTAKNAAGGNIANFLSTTSVREILSDQYNGAKIGYSQFSAFGYRWQYGLGNWRFCTTTDIPAECDKDLISHSIGINGFFPWLDKNRNYMAILAVNNIGRKNGLSLLPASSTSLFFAETVRPLIHQQIGK from the coding sequence ATGAAATTTATATTTTCACTTATATTCGTATCAGTTTTTTCTTCTATAATAGTCAATTGTCAAAAACCCGTATCAACAGATAAAAACGCGCTGTCATTACTTGTCGCGGGAATTTTAGGTTCCTGCTATAGCCTTGACTCCTGTTTTGATCAATATGCAAAAACTACAGATGAAGGTGCAAGTTTCCAAGTATTCGATGGGTCAGGTAATAGGTTTTATGCGAGACAATCTCTTTTAGATTATAATACCTATCGACCGATTGCTTCTGGTTCCAAATGGGTCACTGCCATCACAACCATGAGGGCCATAGATTGTAATGCTGACAGTACCACATATGCAAATTGTGGGACTGTCACAACAGGAACTTGCGCTACTGGTGGAACTTTATCTTTAAGTCGAACCACGGGAGATGTCCTTGGTTGGACTGGGACAAAGGGAACCATTACCCTTCGGCAATTATTATCTTTTACATCAGGTCTCAATGCTGGTGGAGGCAATGGTTCGGGGCAAGCCACTTGTATCTCTAGTTTACCCGTCGGAGCATCAGGGACCCAAAAGGACAGCTGTGTCAATGAAATCAGGGATCAATCCACAGGAACACCTGGTGCTTTATACCAATATAATTCAAATCATATGGCAGTCGCACAACGCATGTTAGAGATATCATGCGGAAAAACTTGGGATACTATTTTTAGGCAACTCATCGTCAATCCATTAGGTTGGGATGTAAATCAAGCAGTTTGGAAAGGGAATTTTAGATCAGGCGAGGACACAGATGGAAGTTTGTCAGGTGCTTATGGTCTCTCCATTTCTCCAGAACATTATGCGCGAATGCTTAATGTTTTACTGACAAACGGAACTGCAAAAAATGCCGCTGGAGGAAATATCGCCAATTTCCTTTCTACCACATCGGTGAGAGAAATATTGTCAGACCAATACAACGGAGCAAAGATAGGTTACTCACAATTTTCTGCTTTCGGATACCGTTGGCAATACGGACTTGGCAACTGGAGATTTTGCACCACTACTGATATACCTGCTGAATGTGATAAAGACCTCATTTCGCACAGCATTGGGATTAATGGATTCTTTCCTTGGTTAGATAAAAATCGAAATTATATGGCAATCCTTGCGGTAAATAATATTGGAAGAAAAAATGGATTGAGTTTGTTACCAGCTTCTTCAACCTCATTATTCTTTGCAGAAACAGTAAGACCACTCATTCATCAACAAATAGGTAAGTAA
- a CDS encoding START domain-containing protein produces MTKKQILILTLVGISFLSNLSSLFGQSPEWSESKRKKGIQVLTRPFPGSNLDEFLGRTELDASISQVIALLTDPASCKNLYHQCKELTVLSGTEKKSVVYLRNGAPWPVNDRDLIMDRGFEQNEKTLATVMKIKRLDSNARPTPSGVTRMENFEGVWRIIPQTNGKLKIEYQAHFEPGGSVPQSVINLVLTDTPYESLLNLKTLVEEGKHKDAKFDWIKEPTKN; encoded by the coding sequence ATGACAAAAAAACAAATTCTAATTTTGACTTTAGTAGGAATCTCTTTCCTATCAAATTTATCTTCACTCTTTGGCCAATCACCAGAATGGTCGGAGTCCAAACGTAAAAAAGGAATCCAAGTATTGACACGTCCTTTTCCTGGCTCCAATTTAGATGAATTTTTAGGTCGAACCGAATTAGATGCATCGATTTCTCAAGTCATCGCTCTTTTGACAGATCCGGCTTCTTGCAAAAACCTTTATCATCAATGCAAAGAACTCACTGTGCTTTCTGGTACTGAAAAAAAATCAGTGGTTTACCTTCGCAATGGTGCTCCTTGGCCAGTCAATGATCGTGATTTGATTATGGACCGAGGATTTGAACAAAATGAAAAAACTTTAGCCACTGTTATGAAAATCAAACGCCTTGATTCCAATGCACGGCCTACTCCTTCTGGAGTCACTCGTATGGAAAACTTTGAAGGTGTTTGGCGTATCATTCCACAGACCAATGGAAAACTAAAAATTGAATACCAAGCTCACTTTGAACCGGGTGGATCTGTTCCTCAATCCGTCATCAATTTAGTATTAACTGACACTCCTTACGAATCACTTCTGAATCTAAAAACATTAGTTGAAGAAGGAAAACATAAAGACGCAAAATTTGATTGGATCAAAGAGCCAACGAAAAACTAA
- a CDS encoding crossover junction endodeoxyribonuclease RuvC has protein sequence MKIIGIDPGSHRVGYAILSFPPGLRRNPELLVYGTIEVAPKTPSPDNLLQIRKELMDILTEFQPEAAAVEELFFVQNTTTGMKVSESRGVILLSLGEKQIPVVSLTATQIKKGISAKGNATKKEVRAAIQMILGFKDLKGHDDSWDAIACAFVGRSLV, from the coding sequence TTGAAAATCATCGGCATTGATCCTGGATCCCACCGTGTAGGGTATGCGATTCTTTCCTTTCCACCTGGTTTACGTAGAAACCCGGAACTGTTAGTTTATGGAACGATTGAAGTGGCTCCCAAAACCCCCTCTCCTGACAACCTGCTCCAAATCCGAAAGGAACTGATGGACATCCTCACCGAATTCCAACCAGAGGCGGCCGCAGTAGAAGAACTCTTTTTTGTTCAGAACACTACGACCGGAATGAAGGTCTCGGAATCTCGCGGGGTCATCTTACTTTCCCTCGGCGAAAAACAAATCCCTGTGGTATCACTCACGGCCACACAAATCAAAAAAGGAATTTCCGCCAAAGGAAATGCCACCAAAAAAGAAGTCCGGGCAGCCATCCAAATGATTTTAGGATTCAAAGATCTGAAAGGCCACGATGACTCATGGGACGCCATCGCTTGCGCCTTTGTGGGTCGATCTTTAGTTTGA
- a CDS encoding type II toxin-antitoxin system VapC family toxin → MSFLIDTDIIIYSLKGNERVQKNLIEKKNSSKAISVITYGELIFGAKKSKSREKNLATVYRIGELFPVIELTKGIVETFGEVKAVLQKKGNILDDFDLLIGSTALFLNYTLVTNNERHFSKIPDLRIENWSK, encoded by the coding sequence ATGAGCTTTTTGATTGATACAGATATTATCATTTATAGTCTTAAGGGAAATGAGAGAGTCCAGAAAAATCTCATCGAAAAAAAGAATTCTTCAAAAGCAATTTCCGTCATTACTTATGGTGAGTTAATCTTTGGTGCGAAAAAATCAAAAAGTAGAGAAAAGAATTTAGCAACCGTATATAGAATTGGCGAACTTTTCCCAGTTATCGAATTGACTAAAGGAATTGTCGAAACATTTGGAGAAGTGAAAGCCGTATTACAAAAAAAAGGAAATATTCTTGATGATTTCGATTTATTAATCGGGTCTACTGCTTTATTTCTAAATTACACATTAGTTACTAATAACGAAAGACACTTTTCCAAGATTCCTGATTTAAGAATCGAGAATTGGAGTAAATGA
- a CDS encoding TetR/AcrR family transcriptional regulator, with translation MPRTGLTASEIQDKAVEIAIDQMRAKGFEKVRLVDVAKEMGISHAALYSHFQDKTALLDAVSERWLVKLDEKQDLLVNEKRDPIQKILTWFLNLHRMKLEKVKLDPELYKAFDMAAEESKPFIQTHLTNMRIQMSSLVTEAINQKKIKKRDVNLVSEILISAGAAFTHPKLVAQHCHEDRESLLVDTIEAVLKGLG, from the coding sequence ATGCCAAGAACCGGTCTCACAGCCTCGGAAATCCAAGACAAAGCGGTGGAAATTGCCATCGACCAAATGCGGGCCAAAGGTTTTGAAAAGGTTCGATTGGTGGATGTAGCTAAAGAAATGGGGATTAGCCATGCGGCCCTCTACTCCCATTTTCAAGACAAAACAGCACTTCTCGATGCAGTTTCCGAACGTTGGCTTGTGAAGTTAGATGAAAAACAGGACCTTCTCGTGAATGAAAAACGAGATCCTATCCAAAAGATCCTCACCTGGTTTCTAAATCTCCACCGCATGAAATTGGAAAAAGTGAAACTAGATCCTGAGTTGTATAAGGCTTTTGATATGGCAGCAGAAGAGTCCAAACCCTTTATCCAAACTCATTTGACCAATATGCGAATCCAAATGTCTAGTTTGGTCACAGAAGCCATAAACCAAAAAAAAATCAAAAAACGTGACGTGAACCTTGTGTCAGAAATTCTGATTTCGGCAGGAGCGGCTTTCACTCACCCTAAACTTGTGGCCCAACATTGTCATGAGGATAGAGAATCGTTGTTGGTGGATACGATTGAGGCGGTATTGAAGGGACTAGGTTGA
- a CDS encoding DUF1697 domain-containing protein has product MKYIALLRGINVGGNRKVEMKKLRILFESLGFTNVSTYINSGNIIFESDDNSETVLLKIQKVFEKTFDFEIPTLVKTEKEMKKIAKAIPEEWQNDPTQRTDVAYLFPEADSKKIIEELPLKIEFLEIRYIKGAIFWNIKRENVNKSQLAKLISHKLYKSMTIRNVNTARFLAGEKE; this is encoded by the coding sequence ATGAAATATATAGCACTACTCAGAGGGATCAATGTTGGAGGAAACAGAAAAGTCGAAATGAAAAAACTTCGAATCCTTTTTGAATCCTTAGGATTTACAAATGTTTCCACATATATCAACTCCGGTAATATCATTTTTGAATCCGATGATAATTCAGAAACAGTCCTTTTAAAAATACAAAAGGTTTTTGAGAAAACATTTGATTTTGAAATTCCTACTCTTGTGAAGACAGAAAAGGAAATGAAAAAAATTGCCAAAGCGATCCCAGAGGAATGGCAAAATGATCCAACGCAAAGAACGGATGTGGCCTATTTGTTTCCAGAAGCCGATTCCAAAAAAATCATTGAGGAACTTCCTCTCAAAATAGAATTTTTAGAGATTCGTTATATCAAAGGCGCCATCTTTTGGAATATCAAACGAGAAAATGTAAATAAAAGCCAATTGGCAAAACTCATCAGCCATAAATTGTACAAATCCATGACGATCCGTAATGTAAACACTGCTAGATTTTTAGCAGGAGAAAAAGAGTAA
- a CDS encoding acyl-CoA dehydrogenase family protein, producing the protein MTATAVKLEKSQAEKALSAQAALLNEVTKRLAQKNSDNGKVSVSKMDKTQHVFYQLAWMTAQQRVAENFIVYAWDASKGTGELEQKMALTFVAETVSNIRSELAARPAEYELTYQELFTKLFSDEINAYVEAASKMENYEAIVDKIVDLGHFGAYGLSEDHENFRGIFKDFAENVVVPHAEHIHRHDDLIPAEIINGLKDMGCFGLCIPEQFGGIQPDDRPDNISMLVVTEELSRGSLGAAGSLITRPEIMSKALLKGGTEEQKNKWLPLLASGEKFAGIMVTEPNYGSDVAGVSVTAKEVDGGFVINGVKTWCTFAGYANLLLILCRTESDPSLKHRGLSILLAEKPSFEGHEFSYKQDGGGTIQGKAIGTIGYRGMHSYEVSFEDYFVPKENLLGGDAGRGKGFYFQMEGFAGGRIQTAARANGVMQAALEAALRYSQERKVFAKPIYDYTLTKFKIAKMAMIVQATRQYTNYVATLLDEHKGQMEATLVKLYASKIAEWVTREAMQIHGGMGYAEEYPVSRYFVDARVFSIFEGAEEVMALRVVAKDLLDQALAS; encoded by the coding sequence ATGACCGCAACGGCAGTGAAACTCGAAAAATCCCAGGCGGAGAAGGCTCTTAGTGCCCAAGCCGCCCTCCTTAATGAAGTTACCAAACGACTAGCTCAGAAAAATTCCGATAACGGCAAAGTATCCGTAAGCAAAATGGACAAAACACAACATGTGTTTTACCAATTAGCTTGGATGACGGCTCAACAACGTGTTGCTGAGAACTTTATCGTTTATGCTTGGGATGCTTCCAAGGGAACTGGTGAATTGGAACAAAAAATGGCTCTTACTTTTGTAGCCGAAACTGTTTCAAACATTCGTTCAGAACTCGCAGCTCGCCCTGCTGAATATGAACTCACATACCAAGAACTATTCACCAAACTTTTTTCAGATGAAATCAATGCTTATGTAGAAGCTGCATCGAAAATGGAAAACTACGAAGCCATTGTAGACAAGATTGTTGATCTTGGACACTTCGGTGCCTATGGTCTTTCCGAAGACCATGAAAACTTCCGCGGAATCTTCAAAGATTTTGCTGAAAACGTAGTGGTTCCTCATGCAGAACACATTCATAGACATGATGATTTGATTCCGGCAGAAATCATCAATGGCTTAAAAGACATGGGTTGTTTCGGTCTTTGTATTCCAGAACAGTTTGGTGGAATCCAACCAGATGATCGCCCAGATAACATTTCGATGTTAGTGGTAACAGAAGAACTTTCTCGTGGTTCCCTTGGTGCCGCAGGATCACTCATCACTCGTCCAGAAATTATGTCCAAGGCTCTCCTCAAAGGGGGAACCGAAGAACAAAAAAACAAATGGTTACCGCTACTTGCTTCCGGTGAAAAATTCGCAGGAATTATGGTAACAGAACCTAATTACGGTTCTGACGTGGCAGGAGTTTCCGTAACAGCAAAAGAAGTAGACGGTGGATTTGTAATCAACGGTGTAAAAACTTGGTGCACATTCGCAGGTTATGCGAATCTCCTACTTATCCTTTGCCGTACAGAATCTGATCCAAGTCTCAAACACAGAGGTCTTTCCATCCTACTGGCTGAAAAACCATCCTTTGAAGGACATGAATTCAGTTACAAACAAGACGGTGGCGGAACCATCCAAGGAAAAGCAATCGGAACCATCGGTTACCGAGGAATGCACTCTTACGAAGTATCTTTCGAAGATTACTTTGTGCCTAAAGAGAACCTTCTTGGTGGGGATGCAGGACGAGGAAAAGGATTCTATTTCCAAATGGAAGGATTTGCTGGTGGACGTATCCAAACTGCAGCTCGTGCCAATGGTGTGATGCAAGCGGCTCTTGAAGCAGCTCTTCGTTATTCCCAAGAACGTAAAGTGTTCGCAAAACCAATTTACGATTACACTTTAACTAAGTTCAAAATCGCGAAGATGGCTATGATTGTGCAAGCAACTCGCCAATACACAAACTATGTAGCAACTCTACTCGATGAACACAAAGGTCAAATGGAAGCAACACTTGTTAAATTGTATGCATCCAAAATTGCTGAGTGGGTGACTCGTGAAGCAATGCAAATTCATGGTGGTATGGGTTATGCGGAAGAATATCCAGTATCAAGATATTTTGTTGATGCTCGTGTATTCTCTATCTTTGAAGGTGCAGAAGAAGTAATGGCACTTCGAGTAGTTGCGAAAGACCTACTTGACCAAGCACTTGCTTCTTAA
- a CDS encoding TIGR04452 family lipoprotein, whose amino-acid sequence MRQIFLAILFFVFLTNCMFTEAIGIPTYGAVKGSEAKKRISEAIFEAESTASSFWLSQSGMKGGQGPISPLLLINGFLAKILYSYLSDIDDEEFFIEHSVLQCESDIRTKGALVLGAVYDSLTNVGGVARDALLLPEFASCDLENTGKVITLEPIRF is encoded by the coding sequence ATGAGACAAATTTTTCTAGCCATTCTTTTCTTTGTCTTTCTGACAAATTGTATGTTTACCGAAGCAATTGGAATACCCACTTATGGGGCCGTCAAAGGTTCTGAGGCAAAAAAACGAATTTCCGAGGCAATTTTTGAAGCAGAATCCACTGCCTCCTCCTTTTGGTTGTCACAATCAGGAATGAAAGGAGGACAGGGTCCTATTTCACCTCTTCTCTTAATCAATGGTTTTTTAGCCAAAATTTTATATTCCTATCTTTCCGATATCGATGATGAGGAATTTTTTATAGAGCACTCGGTGTTACAGTGCGAATCGGATATCAGAACGAAAGGTGCTCTGGTTTTGGGTGCCGTCTATGATAGTTTAACAAACGTTGGGGGAGTAGCTCGTGATGCACTATTACTTCCGGAATTTGCTTCCTGTGATTTAGAAAATACAGGTAAAGTGATTACCTTGGAACCAATTCGCTTTTAA